A single window of Salvia splendens isolate huo1 chromosome 8, SspV2, whole genome shotgun sequence DNA harbors:
- the LOC121744922 gene encoding release factor glutamine methyltransferase-like — MKSSRASLSSILQPVFSLRRPAFCSAAAAPPKPRTPLHLRPPAFRATLSDLNRWHAWAKTQASSVGSTFSALDGGPDSSLLLRELNWLVEDAVEHPALLSTESNAAAEVAIRAQLEEMYELWRQRIEERRPFQYVVGCEHWRDLVLSVEEGVLIPRPETETIVDLVDRAVKSDSELGEGLWADLGTGSGALAIAVARVLGGGGRVLAVDLSPVAAAVARYNVERYCLQGRVSVRLGSWFDPLKDVEGELDGVVSNPPYIPSKDIHSLQAEVSRHEPVLALDGGADGMDDLFHLCNGAASMLKPRGFFSFETNGERQSKLLVEYLQNEMKGSFCRLEIVSDFAGIQRFVTGYKA, encoded by the exons ATGAAGTCCAGTCGCGCCTCTCTCTCCTCCATACTCCAACCCGTCTTCTCGCTCCGGCGACCCGCCTTCTGCTCCGCCGCGGCCGCGCCACCCAAGCCCCGGACCCCCCTCCACCTCCGCCCCCCTGCCTTCCGCGCCACTCTATCAGACCTCAATCGATGGCACGCGTGGGCCAAAACCCAGGCCTCCTCCGTGGGCTCCACATTCTCCGCCCTCGACGGCGGCCCGGACTCCTCCCTCCTCCTCCGCGAGCTCAATTGGCTGGTCGAGGACGCCGTCGAGCACCCCGCCCTACTCTCGACGGAAAGCAATGCCGCGGCGGAGGTAGCAATTAGGGCACAATTGGAGGAAATGTACGAGCTGTGGAGGCAGAGGATCGAGGAGAGGCGGCCGTTTCAGTACGTGGTCGGGTGCGAGCACTGGCGCGATCTCGTTCTCAGCGTCGAGGAAGGCGTTCTCATCCCCCGCCCCGAGACTGAGACCATCGTCGATCTCGTCGACCGCGCCGTGAAGTCCGATTCCGAATTGGGGGAGGGTTTGTGGGCGGATTTGGGGACAGGCAGCGGCGCGCTCGCAATTGCGGTGGCTAGGGTTTTGGGCGGCGGAGGGAGGGTTTTGGCGGTGGATCTGAGCCCCGTGGCTGCCGCCGTGGCGCGGTACAATGTGGAGAGATACTGCCTTCAGGGGAGAGTGAGTGTGAGATTGGGATCGTGGTTTGATCCTCTCAAGGATGTGGAAGGGGAATTGGATGGAGTGGTTAGCAATCCGCCATATATTCCCAGCAAAGACATTCATTCTCTGCAAGCAGAGGTCTCTAGACACGAACCGGTACTTGCTCTTGACGGTGGAGCTGATGGAATGGATGACCTTTTCCACCTCTGCAATGGAGCAGCTTCCATGCTCAAACCTCGTGGATTTTTCTCATTTGAG ACAAATGGTGAGAGGCAGAGCAAACTTCTTGTGGAGTACTTGCAAAATGAGATGAAAGGAAGCTTCTGCAGATTAGAGATTGTATCTGATTTTGCTGGAATCCAAAGATTTGTCACCGGATATAAAGCTTAG
- the LOC121744895 gene encoding uncharacterized protein LOC121744895 isoform X1: MEDIGLFNQGWKWLQSKDCYSVVRTTASCLRDKIGIFKERHWPMVCCGCAKFGRALLFLLVYWKNCCISGFQSFAGLGSAALLVIMWSCFLSLTSMSCLVYVLLSMGAAAAAVQYLGYTPGLFIVGLFAILILRMYANIWITGTLFIVGGYLFSLNHARLVVFMATLYSVYCVKNQVGWLGVFLAINLAFLSNDVWNYMIKWCDNLSESTHFEEHKEADSFTEDDFCTKCEYSAPTEVEIEEEVEVEEEKLKSCKSTTKPASPSSIVEKPKEVALKVVVREDGNSLIEMERILSSGNHYEALGFPRHKKIDVILLKKEYHKKAISYSPQNNCLVAVSYATPHFAYIQAMLVHPDKNMGSPLASESFKKLQCAYEVLSDAVKKRDYDEQLKKEESKYVMQKSASTSYQTTDVCSEESRCIQCTKCGNSHIWVCTNRTKAKARWCQDCCQYHQAKDGDGWVENKGSLEFDRLQKVEIPRAFVCAESKIFDVSEWATCQGMSCRANTHRPSFHVNMVGLEKSTQRSNSSRYPWDLDAEMTDEEDEFDIWLQQALAAGLFCETSKRRKSWSPFKLPQKIGKNQWRRSS, translated from the exons ATGGAGGATATAGGGCTGTTCAATCAAGGGTGGAAATGGCTGCAATCAAAGGACTGTTATTCTGTAGTGAGGACTACTGCGAGCTGTTTAAGGGACAAGATCGGGATTTTCAAGGAGCGGCATTGGCCGATGGTTTGTTGCGGATGTGCAAAATTTGGCAGAGCTCTTCTGTTCTTGTTGGTCTATTGGAAAAACTGTTGTATTTCAGGATTCCAGTCTTTTGCTGGGCTGGGATCAGCGGCTCTTCTTGTTATTATGTGGAGTTGCTTCCTAAGCTTGACATCTATGTCGTGTCTTGTATATGTGCTTCTTAGTATG GGAGCGGCTGCGGCTGCTGTTCAGTATTTAGGCTACACTCCTGGACTTTTTATTGTGGGGCTGTTTGCCATTCTAATTTTAAGGATGTATGCTAACATTTGGATAACTGGTACCTTGTTTATAGTTGGTG GCTATCTGTTTTCATTGAATCACGCTCGGCTGGTGGTATTTATGGCAACCTTGTATTCTGTATATTGCGTTAAAAACCAAGTAGGATGGCTTGGAGTTTTTCTCGCAATTAATCTTGCTTTCCTATCTAATGATGTATGGAACTACATGATAAAGTGGTGTGATAATTTAAGTGAAAGCACTCATTTTGAGGAGCATAAAGAGGCTGATTCATTTACAGAAGATGATTTTTGCACTAAGTGCGAATACTCTGCTCCTACTGAAGTAGAAATAGAAgaagaagtagaagtagaagaagAGAAGCTGAAATCATGTAAATCAACAACTAAACCTGCTAGTCCTTCATCAATtgttgaaaagccaaaagaaGTTGCGCTGAAGGTCGTGGTTAGAGAAGATGGGAATTCCCTGATTGAGATGGAGAGGATTTTAAGTAGTGGCAATCACTATGAAGCCCTTGGGTTTCCCCGCCATAAGAAGATCGATGttatattattgaagaaggaATATCATAAAAAG GCAATCAGTTATTCTCCTCAGAATAACTGCTTGGTAGCAGTTTCCTATGCAACACCACATTTTGCATATATTCAGGCCATGCTTGTGCACCCTGACAAAAATATGGGAAGCCCACTTGCAAGTGAATCATTTAAGAAACTTCAATGTGCATATGAG GTTCTTTCTGATGCTGTGAAGAAGAGGGACTATGATGAACAGCTCAAGAAAGAAGAATCGAAGTATGTTATGCAGAAATCAGCAAGCACTTCTTATCAG ACTACTGACGTTTGCTCTGAGGAATCGAGGTGCATTCAGTGCACAAAGTGTGGCAATTCTCATATATGGGTCTGTACAAATAGAACCAAGGCGAAAGCTAGATGGTGCCAG GATTGCTGCCAGTATCATCAAGCTAAAGATGGCGATGGATGGGTTGAGAACAAGGGCTCACTTGAGTTTGATCGGCTGCAAAAG GTGGAAATACCCCGTGCTTTTGTATGTGCTGAAAGCAAGATTTTTGATGTATCGGAATGGGCTACATGTCAG GGAATGTCTTGCAGAGCAAATACCCACAGGCCCAGTTTCCATGTAAACATGGTTGGATTGGAGAAGTCAACTCAAAGGTCAAACTCAAGCCGTTACCCATGGGATTTGGATGCTGAGATGACTGATGAAGAGGATGAATTTGATATATGGCTACAGCAAGCCCTCGCAGCTGGACTGTTTTGTGAAACTTCCAAACGTAGGAAAAGCTGGAGTCCCTTCAAACTGCCTCAGAAGATAGGGAAAAACCAGTGGCGCAGATCATCTTAG
- the LOC121744895 gene encoding uncharacterized protein LOC121744895 isoform X2: MEDIGLFNQGWKWLQSKDCYSVVRTTASCLRDKIGIFKERHWPMVCCGCAKFGRALLFLLVYWKNCCISGFQSFAGLGSAALLVIMWSCFLSLTSMSCLVYVLLSMGAAAAAVQYLGYTPGLFIVGLFAILILRMYANIWITGTLFIVGGYLFSLNHARLVVFMATLYSVYCVKNQVGWLGVFLAINLAFLSNDVWNYMIKWCDNLSESTHFEEHKEADSFTEDDFCTKCEYSAPTEVEIEEEVEVEEEKLKSCKSTTKPASPSSIVEKPKEVALKVVVREDGNSLIEMERILSSGNHYEALGFPRHKKIDVILLKKEYHKKAMLVHPDKNMGSPLASESFKKLQCAYEVLSDAVKKRDYDEQLKKEESKYVMQKSASTSYQTTDVCSEESRCIQCTKCGNSHIWVCTNRTKAKARWCQDCCQYHQAKDGDGWVENKGSLEFDRLQKVEIPRAFVCAESKIFDVSEWATCQGMSCRANTHRPSFHVNMVGLEKSTQRSNSSRYPWDLDAEMTDEEDEFDIWLQQALAAGLFCETSKRRKSWSPFKLPQKIGKNQWRRSS, translated from the exons ATGGAGGATATAGGGCTGTTCAATCAAGGGTGGAAATGGCTGCAATCAAAGGACTGTTATTCTGTAGTGAGGACTACTGCGAGCTGTTTAAGGGACAAGATCGGGATTTTCAAGGAGCGGCATTGGCCGATGGTTTGTTGCGGATGTGCAAAATTTGGCAGAGCTCTTCTGTTCTTGTTGGTCTATTGGAAAAACTGTTGTATTTCAGGATTCCAGTCTTTTGCTGGGCTGGGATCAGCGGCTCTTCTTGTTATTATGTGGAGTTGCTTCCTAAGCTTGACATCTATGTCGTGTCTTGTATATGTGCTTCTTAGTATG GGAGCGGCTGCGGCTGCTGTTCAGTATTTAGGCTACACTCCTGGACTTTTTATTGTGGGGCTGTTTGCCATTCTAATTTTAAGGATGTATGCTAACATTTGGATAACTGGTACCTTGTTTATAGTTGGTG GCTATCTGTTTTCATTGAATCACGCTCGGCTGGTGGTATTTATGGCAACCTTGTATTCTGTATATTGCGTTAAAAACCAAGTAGGATGGCTTGGAGTTTTTCTCGCAATTAATCTTGCTTTCCTATCTAATGATGTATGGAACTACATGATAAAGTGGTGTGATAATTTAAGTGAAAGCACTCATTTTGAGGAGCATAAAGAGGCTGATTCATTTACAGAAGATGATTTTTGCACTAAGTGCGAATACTCTGCTCCTACTGAAGTAGAAATAGAAgaagaagtagaagtagaagaagAGAAGCTGAAATCATGTAAATCAACAACTAAACCTGCTAGTCCTTCATCAATtgttgaaaagccaaaagaaGTTGCGCTGAAGGTCGTGGTTAGAGAAGATGGGAATTCCCTGATTGAGATGGAGAGGATTTTAAGTAGTGGCAATCACTATGAAGCCCTTGGGTTTCCCCGCCATAAGAAGATCGATGttatattattgaagaaggaATATCATAAAAAG GCCATGCTTGTGCACCCTGACAAAAATATGGGAAGCCCACTTGCAAGTGAATCATTTAAGAAACTTCAATGTGCATATGAG GTTCTTTCTGATGCTGTGAAGAAGAGGGACTATGATGAACAGCTCAAGAAAGAAGAATCGAAGTATGTTATGCAGAAATCAGCAAGCACTTCTTATCAG ACTACTGACGTTTGCTCTGAGGAATCGAGGTGCATTCAGTGCACAAAGTGTGGCAATTCTCATATATGGGTCTGTACAAATAGAACCAAGGCGAAAGCTAGATGGTGCCAG GATTGCTGCCAGTATCATCAAGCTAAAGATGGCGATGGATGGGTTGAGAACAAGGGCTCACTTGAGTTTGATCGGCTGCAAAAG GTGGAAATACCCCGTGCTTTTGTATGTGCTGAAAGCAAGATTTTTGATGTATCGGAATGGGCTACATGTCAG GGAATGTCTTGCAGAGCAAATACCCACAGGCCCAGTTTCCATGTAAACATGGTTGGATTGGAGAAGTCAACTCAAAGGTCAAACTCAAGCCGTTACCCATGGGATTTGGATGCTGAGATGACTGATGAAGAGGATGAATTTGATATATGGCTACAGCAAGCCCTCGCAGCTGGACTGTTTTGTGAAACTTCCAAACGTAGGAAAAGCTGGAGTCCCTTCAAACTGCCTCAGAAGATAGGGAAAAACCAGTGGCGCAGATCATCTTAG